In Apium graveolens cultivar Ventura chromosome 10, ASM990537v1, whole genome shotgun sequence, the following are encoded in one genomic region:
- the LOC141690576 gene encoding uncharacterized protein LOC141690576, which yields MNVKDLEMSSGRTYAKGIHQTLSFLAFFLFSFCLSLIILTWIKPFFFVVEFKPPVIKPLIVSIKDLFAKRARDDKSTETHSSKAPSLLSPVSSHVSKKVRIDPPVTATDPEDIAPLAIRKYEMAADPTTFAHLLNNMLLPQSMEALSAKPVSAILNDAAGYSFYTLQAIMVAREVHEYETKKFKDLEEEHKNCVGKIREAEELALSNLKALKDIQDELEDFTFKVQSMDHRGEWSSWNIPETVRIYNEAFPDDAFPMNEFAGMNYNEAKSPKDDVQEDK from the exons ATGAATGTCAAGGATCTTGAAATGAGTTCAGGACGAACTTATGCCAAAGGTATTCATCAAACTCTTTCTTTTTTGGCATTTTTCCTTTTTTCCTTCTGTTTGTCTCTGATTATATTGACATGGATCAAACCCTTCTTCTTTGTTGTAGAGTTTAAGCCCCCTGTTATTAAACCCTTAATTGTTTCCATTAAGGACTTGTTTGCTAAGAGAGCTCGCGATGATAAATCCACCGAGACCCATTCCTCTAAGGCCCCTTCCTTATTGAGTCCTGTTAGTAGTCATGTTTCTAAGAAGGTTAGGATAGATCCTCCTGTTACAGCAACTGACCCTGAAGACATTGCCCCTCTTGCTATCCGAAAGTATGAAATGGCCGCTGATCCCACAACTTTTGCCCATCTGCTCAACAACATGTTATTGCCCCAGTCGATGGAAGCCCTTTCCGCCAAACCAGTTTCTGCTATTCTCAATGATGCTGCCGGTTATTCTTTCTAT ACTCTTCAAGCTATCATGGTAGCTCGTGAGGTTCATGAATACGAGACGAAGAAGTTCAAAGATTTAGAGGAAGAGCATAAAAATTGTGTTGGGAAGATTAGGGAGGCTGAGGAGCTGGCACTCTCCAACTTAAAGGCTCTGAAAgacattcaagatgaattggAGGATTTTACTTTTAAGGTACAGTCAATGGATCATAGGGGCGAATGGAGCTCGTGGAACATTCCTGAGACTGTCAGGATCTATAATGAAGCATTTCCTGACGACGCTTTCCCCATGAATGAGTTTGCTGGAATGAATTACAATGAAGCAAAGTCGCCCAAAGATGATGTCCAAGAAGACAAATGA